Proteins found in one Thiohalobacter sp. genomic segment:
- a CDS encoding cytochrome b/b6 domain-containing protein: MATNEIRVWDPLVRVFHWTLVVAFFTAYLTEDDWQDLHVLAGYTVAGLVAFRILWGFVGTRHARFSDFVCRPATVMAYLRDVLRLHPRRYPGHNPAGGAMVLLLLASLALTTFFGMAAYAVEAQAGPLAGWLGHLGESWEDVFEGVHEFMANFTLFLVVVHVAGVLVESLLHGENLVRAMITGRKPERP, translated from the coding sequence ATGGCAACGAACGAGATCCGGGTCTGGGACCCGCTGGTAAGAGTGTTCCACTGGACCCTGGTGGTGGCCTTCTTCACCGCCTATCTGACCGAGGACGACTGGCAGGACCTGCATGTGCTGGCCGGCTACACCGTCGCCGGCCTGGTGGCCTTTCGCATTCTCTGGGGCTTCGTGGGCACCCGGCATGCGCGTTTCAGCGATTTCGTTTGTCGACCCGCCACCGTGATGGCCTATCTGCGGGACGTGCTGCGGCTGCATCCGCGCCGCTATCCGGGGCACAATCCGGCAGGCGGGGCCATGGTCCTGCTGCTGCTCGCCAGCCTCGCGCTGACCACCTTCTTCGGCATGGCCGCGTATGCCGTCGAGGCGCAGGCCGGGCCGCTGGCCGGCTGGCTGGGGCATCTGGGCGAATCCTGGGAGGATGTGTTCGAGGGTGTGCACGAGTTCATGGCCAACTTCACCCTGTTCCTGGTGGTGGTGCATGTGGCCGGCGTGCTGGTGGAGAGCCTGCTGCACGGCGAGAACCTGGTGCGCGCCATGATCACCGGCCGCAAGCCGGAGCGGCCCTGA
- the sodB gene encoding superoxide dismutase [Fe], with protein MAHELPSLPYAMDALEPHISKETLEYHYGKHHQTYVNNLNNLIQGTEFENASLEEIIKKASGGLFNNAAQVWNHTFYWNCLSPNGGGEPTGALAEAIDKAFGSFADFKEKFSTSAATNFGSGWTWLVKNADGSLEIVNTSNAGNPMTEGKTPLLTCDVWEHAYYIDYRNARPKYVEAFWNLVNWDFVAKNFGG; from the coding sequence ATGGCACATGAACTGCCTTCCCTTCCCTACGCAATGGACGCTCTGGAGCCGCATATCTCCAAGGAGACCCTGGAGTATCACTACGGCAAGCATCACCAGACCTATGTCAACAATCTGAACAACCTCATCCAGGGCACCGAGTTCGAGAACGCGAGCCTGGAGGAAATCATCAAAAAGGCCTCCGGCGGGCTGTTCAACAACGCGGCCCAGGTCTGGAACCACACCTTCTACTGGAACTGCCTGAGCCCCAACGGCGGCGGTGAGCCCACGGGCGCCCTGGCCGAGGCCATCGACAAGGCCTTCGGCTCCTTCGCCGACTTCAAGGAGAAGTTCTCCACCTCGGCCGCCACCAACTTCGGCTCCGGCTGGACCTGGCTGGTGAAGAACGCCGATGGCAGCCTGGAGATCGTCAACACCAGCAACGCCGGCAACCCCATGACGGAGGGCAAGACGCCGCTTCTGACCTGCGACGTCTGGGAGCACGCCTACTACATCGACTACCGGAATGCCCGGCCCAAGTATGTCGAGGCCTTCTGGAACCTGGTCAACTGGGATTTCGTCGCCAAGAACTTCGGCGGCTGA
- a CDS encoding hydantoinase B/oxoprolinase family protein: MDAIELSLFASRIEAVCEEMGAVLRRAAFSPNIRDRLDYSCALFDAGGELCAQAAHIPVHLGSMAFAMRDLVADVDWAPGDMLIVNDPFLGGTHLPDVTLIAPVFLGDELLGFVANRAHHADIGAHSPGSMPVSRRLDEEGLVIPPSLLLRGGVPDEALFGRLLSATADPVLTRADFSAQISANRVGAARLEALVGQFGLARFRAGLGALNDYGERLARETLAELPVGRYRFRDCMDDDGQGRTDIPIEVCVEVTGAGVVVNFEGTAEQVPGNINCPLSVAAAAVYHVFRCLMPPQTPACAGSFRPIELRAPRGCLVNAERPAAVAAGNVETSSRIVDVLLGALAEALPQRIPAASQGTMNNVAMGARGAAGSWDYYETLGGGAGAGPQRPGASALQTHMTNTRNTPVEVLESSYPLRVTRYAVRRGSGGAGRHRGGDGLIREYLFLAPARATLLTERRRHAPWGLAGGEAGLPGENRLNGEALPGKTQLVLKAGDRLTLLTPGGGGWGAPATDS, from the coding sequence ATGGATGCCATTGAACTCAGCCTGTTCGCCAGTCGCATCGAGGCCGTGTGCGAGGAGATGGGCGCCGTGCTGCGGCGCGCGGCCTTCTCGCCGAACATCCGCGACCGGCTGGACTATTCCTGCGCCCTGTTCGATGCCGGCGGTGAGCTCTGCGCCCAGGCCGCGCACATCCCCGTACACCTCGGCAGCATGGCCTTCGCCATGCGTGACCTGGTGGCCGATGTCGACTGGGCGCCGGGCGACATGCTGATCGTCAACGACCCCTTTCTAGGCGGTACGCACCTCCCGGATGTCACCCTGATTGCGCCGGTGTTCCTGGGCGATGAACTGCTCGGATTCGTGGCCAACCGCGCCCACCATGCCGACATCGGCGCTCACAGCCCCGGGTCCATGCCCGTCTCACGGCGGCTGGACGAGGAAGGTCTGGTGATTCCGCCTTCGCTGCTGTTGCGCGGCGGGGTTCCGGACGAGGCCCTGTTCGGGCGCTTGCTCTCGGCCACGGCCGATCCGGTGCTCACCCGCGCCGATTTCTCCGCCCAGATCAGCGCCAACCGGGTGGGTGCGGCGCGGCTGGAGGCGCTGGTGGGCCAGTTCGGGCTGGCCCGGTTCCGCGCCGGACTGGGCGCGCTCAACGACTACGGCGAGCGCCTGGCCCGCGAGACCCTGGCCGAGCTGCCGGTCGGCCGTTACCGCTTTCGCGACTGCATGGACGACGACGGCCAGGGGCGCACCGACATCCCCATTGAGGTCTGCGTCGAGGTCACGGGCGCGGGTGTGGTGGTGAACTTCGAGGGTACGGCGGAACAGGTGCCGGGCAACATCAACTGCCCGCTCTCGGTGGCGGCCGCGGCCGTGTACCATGTGTTTCGCTGCCTGATGCCGCCGCAGACGCCCGCCTGTGCCGGCAGCTTCCGGCCCATCGAGTTGCGCGCGCCGCGCGGCTGTCTGGTCAACGCGGAACGGCCCGCAGCGGTCGCGGCCGGCAACGTGGAGACCTCCAGCCGCATCGTCGACGTGCTGCTGGGTGCGCTGGCCGAGGCCCTGCCACAGCGCATTCCGGCGGCCAGCCAGGGCACCATGAACAATGTTGCGATGGGTGCACGTGGCGCGGCCGGCAGCTGGGACTATTATGAGACGCTGGGCGGCGGTGCCGGTGCAGGGCCGCAGCGGCCGGGCGCCAGTGCCCTGCAGACGCACATGACCAACACCCGCAATACGCCGGTGGAGGTGCTGGAAAGCAGTTACCCGCTGCGCGTCACCCGCTATGCGGTGCGGCGCGGTTCCGGGGGTGCAGGTCGGCATCGCGGCGGTGACGGTCTGATCCGCGAATACCTGTTTCTGGCGCCGGCACGGGCGACCCTGCTCACCGAGCGCAGGCGCCACGCCCCCTGGGGGCTGGCCGGCGGCGAGGCAGGACTGCCCGGCGAGAACCGGCTCAACGGCGAGGCGTTGCCGGGCAAGACACAACTGGTACTGAAGGCGGGCGATCGCCTGACCCTGCTCACGCCGGGTGGCGGTGGCTGGGGCGCGCCCGCAACCGATTCATGA
- a CDS encoding response regulator transcription factor, protein MRILLVEDDAGLARDLAADLARAGYAVDVAGNGIDGQHLGETEPYDAVILDLGLPDRGGLEVLRAWRDAGLDMPVLILTARDAWHEKVAGFRAGADDYLAKPFHVEELRARLAALIRRAAGRARAGLEAGGLALDEERQTVRIGDGEPVPLTATEFRLLRYFMLHPDRILSKSRLAEHVYEYDADRDSNVIEVYVRRLRGKLGDAVIETRRGQGYRFRGVDG, encoded by the coding sequence GTGCGCATCCTGCTGGTCGAGGACGATGCCGGGCTGGCGCGCGATCTCGCCGCCGATCTCGCCCGGGCCGGCTATGCGGTCGATGTGGCGGGCAACGGCATCGACGGTCAGCACCTGGGCGAGACCGAGCCCTACGATGCCGTGATTCTGGACCTCGGTCTGCCCGATCGGGGCGGGCTGGAGGTGTTGCGGGCCTGGCGCGATGCCGGGCTCGACATGCCGGTGCTGATTCTCACCGCCCGCGATGCCTGGCACGAGAAGGTCGCTGGCTTCCGGGCGGGAGCCGACGACTACCTGGCCAAGCCCTTCCATGTCGAGGAACTGCGCGCACGACTGGCAGCGCTGATCCGGCGTGCCGCCGGGCGGGCCCGGGCCGGGCTGGAGGCGGGCGGGCTGGCGCTGGACGAGGAGCGGCAGACGGTACGGATCGGCGACGGGGAGCCGGTGCCGCTGACGGCCACCGAGTTCCGCCTGCTGCGCTACTTCATGCTGCACCCCGACCGCATCCTGTCCAAGTCCCGGCTTGCCGAGCATGTCTATGAGTATGACGCCGATCGTGACAGCAATGTCATCGAGGTCTATGTGCGCCGCCTGCGTGGCAAGCTGGGCGACGCGGTGATCGAGACCCGCAGGGGCCAGGGCTATCGCTTCCGGGGTGTGGACGGGTGA
- a CDS encoding cytochrome-c peroxidase — translation MNTLRTLALTGLLGLGLNTPLAAADWPALPEVAPAPADNPTTEAKVELGRMLYFDPRFSATGTVSCNSCHNVMLGGEDNRPVSMGVHGKTGGRSAPTVWNAAFNVAQFWDGRAATLEDQAKGPVVNPVEMGMSELEQAMDRVRAIPGYRQYFERAFGADAMTVDNAARAVAAYERTLITPNSPYDRFAKGDKKALSAQQRRGLETFNAVGCTACHAAPTFGGTLFMKFPTFTDNEYVKRYDFMADAGRFAVTGNESDRHVFRVPTLRNIALTAPYFHNGAVRTLDEAVRVMAKTQLNRGLSDEEVKDIVAFLNALTGEFPEQSMPRLPATPGWAFEVR, via the coding sequence ATGAACACCTTAAGAACCCTTGCCCTGACCGGCCTGCTTGGCCTTGGCCTCAACACCCCGCTGGCGGCGGCCGACTGGCCCGCGTTGCCCGAGGTGGCGCCCGCCCCGGCCGACAATCCGACCACCGAGGCGAAGGTCGAACTCGGGCGGATGCTCTATTTCGATCCGCGTTTTTCCGCCACCGGCACCGTCTCCTGCAATTCCTGCCACAACGTGATGCTGGGCGGCGAGGACAACCGGCCCGTGTCCATGGGCGTGCATGGCAAGACCGGCGGCCGCAGCGCGCCGACGGTCTGGAACGCCGCCTTCAATGTTGCTCAGTTCTGGGACGGGCGCGCCGCGACCCTCGAGGACCAGGCCAAGGGGCCGGTGGTGAATCCGGTGGAAATGGGCATGAGCGAACTGGAACAGGCCATGGACCGGGTGCGTGCCATTCCCGGCTACCGGCAGTATTTCGAGCGTGCGTTCGGTGCCGATGCCATGACCGTGGACAACGCCGCGCGCGCCGTCGCGGCCTACGAGCGCACCCTGATCACGCCCAACAGCCCCTATGACCGCTTCGCCAAGGGCGACAAGAAGGCATTGAGCGCGCAGCAGCGCCGGGGGCTGGAGACCTTCAACGCCGTGGGTTGCACCGCCTGTCATGCCGCGCCCACCTTTGGCGGCACCCTGTTCATGAAGTTCCCGACCTTCACCGATAACGAGTATGTGAAGCGCTATGACTTCATGGCGGATGCCGGCCGCTTCGCCGTGACCGGCAACGAAAGCGATCGCCATGTGTTCCGGGTGCCGACCCTGCGCAACATCGCGCTGACCGCTCCCTACTTCCACAACGGCGCGGTGCGGACCCTGGACGAGGCAGTACGTGTTATGGCGAAGACCCAGCTCAATCGCGGCCTGAGCGACGAAGAGGTGAAGGACATCGTGGCCTTCCTGAATGCGCTCACCGGCGAGTTCCCCGAGCAATCCATGCCGCGACTGCCGGCGACGCCGGGCTGGGCCTTCGAGGTACGCTGA
- a CDS encoding BON domain-containing protein, which yields MKTKLETTRMCRWLILVLPLLLQGCGALVVGGAAAGGYYVGKDERTVGEIADDATITSTINARYVKDPEVPALDINVDTYRGVVTLYGSVGSQRVASRAVAIAGSVKGVRRVISKLTVVPRS from the coding sequence ATGAAAACGAAGCTGGAGACGACACGCATGTGCCGATGGCTGATTCTCGTTCTGCCCCTGCTGCTGCAGGGCTGTGGCGCGCTGGTCGTGGGCGGTGCCGCCGCCGGCGGCTACTACGTCGGCAAGGACGAGCGCACCGTGGGGGAGATCGCCGATGATGCCACCATCACCTCGACCATCAACGCGCGCTATGTCAAGGACCCCGAGGTGCCGGCGCTGGACATCAATGTCGATACCTACCGTGGCGTGGTGACACTCTACGGCAGTGTCGGCAGCCAGCGGGTGGCCAGCCGGGCGGTGGCGATCGCGGGTTCGGTCAAGGGCGTGCGGCGGGTGATCTCCAAGCTCACGGTCGTTCCGCGTTCCTGA
- a CDS encoding acetylornithine transaminase — translation MNNDHLMPTYARLPVRFVRGEGVRLWDEDGHEYLDALSGIAVCGLGHAHPAVTRALCEQAGTLVHTSNLYDIPRQEALADRLAAVTGMERAFFANSGAEANEAAIKLARLHGHRRGIRKPAIIVTEGSFHGRTLATLTATGSRKVQAGFEPLVAGFVRVPFDDLEAVANVARNHDDVVAVLVEPVQGEGGVRVPDPGYLPGLRALCDEQGWLLMLDEIQTGAGRTGRWLACQHSGVLPDVLTLAKGLGNGVPIGACLARGEAADVFAPGNHGSTFGGNPLACAAALAVLDTLDKDGLVAAAERLGRRMLDGLRAALAGVSGVNDIRGLGLMLAVELDRPCGELVMRALERGLLINVTAERVIRLLPPLILADAQADRIVDEVAALVRSFTSEGAAA, via the coding sequence ATGAACAACGACCATCTGATGCCCACCTACGCCCGCCTGCCGGTGCGCTTCGTGCGCGGCGAGGGCGTGCGGCTGTGGGACGAGGACGGGCACGAATACCTGGATGCCCTTTCCGGCATCGCGGTCTGCGGCCTGGGCCATGCCCACCCGGCCGTCACCCGCGCCCTGTGCGAGCAGGCCGGCACCCTCGTCCACACCTCGAACCTGTACGACATTCCCCGCCAGGAAGCACTGGCAGACCGGCTCGCGGCCGTGACCGGCATGGAACGGGCCTTCTTCGCCAATTCCGGCGCCGAGGCCAACGAGGCGGCCATCAAGCTGGCGCGCCTGCATGGCCACCGCCGCGGGATCCGGAAGCCTGCCATTATCGTTACCGAGGGCAGCTTCCACGGCCGCACCCTGGCCACGCTCACCGCCACCGGCAGCCGCAAGGTGCAGGCCGGCTTCGAACCCCTGGTGGCCGGCTTCGTGCGCGTCCCCTTCGACGATCTGGAAGCCGTCGCCAATGTTGCGCGCAATCACGACGACGTGGTGGCGGTACTGGTCGAACCGGTTCAGGGCGAGGGCGGTGTTCGCGTGCCCGATCCCGGCTATCTGCCCGGCCTGCGCGCCCTGTGCGACGAGCAAGGCTGGCTGCTGATGCTCGACGAGATCCAGACCGGTGCCGGCCGCACTGGCCGCTGGCTGGCCTGCCAGCATTCCGGGGTACTGCCGGACGTGCTCACCCTGGCCAAGGGACTGGGCAACGGCGTGCCCATCGGTGCCTGCCTGGCGCGCGGCGAGGCGGCCGATGTCTTCGCCCCGGGCAATCACGGCTCGACCTTCGGTGGCAACCCGCTGGCCTGTGCGGCAGCGCTCGCGGTGCTGGACACGCTGGACAAGGACGGCCTGGTCGCGGCCGCGGAGCGGCTGGGAAGGCGCATGCTCGACGGTCTGCGCGCGGCGCTGGCCGGCGTATCCGGGGTCAATGATATCCGTGGCCTCGGCCTGATGCTGGCGGTGGAACTGGACCGTCCCTGCGGCGAGCTGGTCATGCGCGCGCTGGAACGCGGCCTGCTGATCAACGTCACCGCGGAACGGGTGATCCGGCTGCTGCCGCCGCTGATCCTGGCCGATGCCCAGGCCGACCGCATCGTCGACGAAGTCGCCGCACTGGTACGCAGCTTCACCTCGGAAGGGGCCGCGGCGTGA
- the grxD gene encoding Grx4 family monothiol glutaredoxin, which translates to MDVMERIQQAVDSHPVVIFMKGTPQMPMCGYSSRAAQALQACGEEFAYVNVLADPEIFENLPRFQNWPTFPQIYINGELIGGCDITLELYQKGELQKMVKEAVSGAGGKSEEEAS; encoded by the coding sequence ATGGACGTCATGGAACGCATTCAGCAGGCGGTGGACAGCCACCCCGTGGTCATCTTCATGAAGGGCACGCCGCAGATGCCGATGTGTGGCTACTCCAGCCGTGCCGCCCAGGCGCTGCAGGCCTGTGGCGAGGAGTTTGCCTACGTGAACGTGCTGGCCGATCCCGAGATCTTCGAGAACCTGCCGCGCTTCCAGAACTGGCCGACTTTCCCGCAGATCTACATCAACGGCGAACTGATCGGCGGCTGCGACATCACCCTGGAACTCTACCAGAAGGGCGAGCTGCAGAAGATGGTCAAGGAGGCCGTCTCCGGCGCCGGCGGCAAGTCGGAGGAAGAGGCCTCCTGA
- a CDS encoding sensor histidine kinase, translated as MNAIEARLRLGLGAGLVLLLLALGLASGQGLRWLIERYVEARLEHDADALLAALKITPDGGLEVDSARAGPVYAQVLSGHYFRIDDGRQVIRSRSLWDEDLQVPRLAVGERRLLERPGPAGQRLWVLVQGFDKGGAAVTLAVAEDMTPVVRAVHRLQWLYGIAAVCALLLMLLWLRWQLRRGLAPLEATRRALAEWQAGARPRLEPDAPAEVRPLVAEFNRLLDTVEARLAASREALGNLAHALKTPLARMRQILDHPERLQDPEVREALNTAVDRIDALMQRELRRAHIAGGTPGGAAVELRPVVTDLFKVMAAVHQARGPALENAVPVGLRWPMDAEDLTEVLGNLLDNACKWARGRVRVSAESVDGRLSLVVEDDGPGVPPEARERLLARGRRLDETVPGHGLGLAIVRDILARYPAVLRLDESPELGGLRVQVDLTPPAAATDSHI; from the coding sequence GTGAACGCCATCGAAGCGCGGCTGCGGCTGGGGCTGGGCGCGGGCCTGGTGCTGCTGTTGCTGGCCCTGGGGCTGGCCAGCGGCCAGGGGCTGCGATGGCTGATCGAGCGCTATGTCGAGGCGCGCCTGGAGCACGATGCCGACGCCCTGCTGGCCGCGCTGAAGATCACCCCGGATGGCGGGCTGGAGGTCGACAGCGCGCGGGCCGGCCCGGTCTATGCCCAGGTGCTGTCCGGACACTACTTTCGCATCGACGACGGGCGGCAGGTGATTCGCTCGCGCTCGCTGTGGGACGAGGATCTGCAGGTGCCGCGGCTGGCGGTCGGGGAGCGGCGGCTGCTGGAACGGCCGGGTCCGGCCGGCCAGCGTCTCTGGGTCCTGGTGCAGGGCTTCGACAAGGGCGGTGCGGCGGTTACTCTGGCCGTGGCCGAGGACATGACGCCCGTGGTCCGCGCGGTGCATCGGTTGCAGTGGCTGTACGGTATCGCCGCAGTGTGCGCGCTGCTGCTGATGCTGCTCTGGCTGCGCTGGCAGCTGCGGCGCGGCCTGGCGCCGCTGGAGGCGACCCGGCGGGCGCTGGCGGAATGGCAGGCCGGCGCGCGGCCACGGCTCGAGCCGGATGCGCCGGCCGAGGTGCGGCCGCTGGTGGCGGAGTTCAACCGGCTGCTGGATACGGTCGAGGCGCGGCTCGCCGCCTCGCGCGAGGCGCTGGGTAATCTCGCCCATGCCCTGAAGACGCCGCTGGCGCGGATGCGCCAGATCCTGGATCACCCCGAGCGGCTGCAGGACCCCGAGGTGCGTGAAGCGCTGAACACGGCCGTCGACCGCATAGACGCCCTCATGCAGCGCGAGCTGCGCCGGGCGCACATTGCCGGCGGCACTCCGGGCGGCGCGGCCGTGGAGCTGCGGCCGGTGGTCACAGACCTGTTCAAGGTGATGGCTGCCGTTCATCAGGCGCGCGGCCCGGCACTGGAAAACGCGGTGCCCGTCGGGCTGCGCTGGCCGATGGACGCCGAGGACCTCACCGAGGTCCTGGGCAACCTGCTCGACAACGCCTGCAAGTGGGCCCGCGGGCGGGTGCGGGTGTCGGCGGAATCGGTCGACGGCCGGTTGTCGCTGGTGGTGGAGGACGACGGTCCCGGTGTGCCACCCGAGGCGCGCGAGCGGCTGCTCGCCCGCGGCCGGCGGCTGGACGAGACGGTACCCGGCCATGGTCTGGGCCTGGCCATCGTCCGCGACATCCTGGCGAGATATCCGGCGGTGCTGCGGCTGGACGAATCGCCCGAACTGGGCGGGCTGCGGGTGCAGGTGGATCTGACGCCGCCTGCTGCGGCAACCGACAGTCATATCTGA
- a CDS encoding N-acetylglutaminylglutamine amidotransferase: protein MCGICGELRFDGRRPDREDLARMLSRLERRGPDHEGGYHDGPVALGHRRLSIIDLSPHANQPMVDQELGLAIVFNGTIYNYPELREELTGLGHRFFSHGDTEVILKAYRAWGERCVERLHGMFAFAIWDTERQILFAARDRMGIKPFYYSRDRDAFRFASNAQALLATGRVDTGIDGVGLHHQFTLHGVVPAPRTLLRGIRKLEPAHTLTITPDGRWTRRRYWQLEARRPAQPMDEAEWTEAIHDALLEAVRRRIRISDVPVGVLLSGGLDSSLLVALLAEAGVDDLRTFSVGFEDQPEEKGSEFEFSDQVVARYGTDHHKYRIPNDEVLKRLPEAVAQMAEPMFGQDAVAFYLLAEQVSRSVKVVQSGQGADEVFAGYFWYPRMVEAEGTPLERFRAHYFDRDHDEYLEMIGPEYASIDYTGAKIAARLAEPGADEFIDQVLRLDVTTLVVDDPVKRVDNMTMAWGLEARVPFLDQHLVELAARMPPEYKLGSGGKHVLKRIARGRLPDAVIDRPKGYFPVPALKYVRGPFLDFMRDVLDSRACRERGLYRRAYVERLLAEPEAHHTRILGSKLWHLALLEFWLQTQVDRNPA, encoded by the coding sequence ATGTGCGGCATCTGCGGTGAACTGCGTTTCGACGGCCGGCGGCCGGACCGCGAGGACCTGGCGCGCATGCTGTCGCGCCTGGAGCGGCGCGGCCCCGATCACGAAGGCGGCTACCACGACGGGCCGGTGGCGCTGGGCCACCGCCGCCTGTCCATCATCGATCTCTCGCCGCACGCCAACCAGCCGATGGTGGATCAGGAACTGGGTCTGGCCATCGTCTTCAACGGCACCATCTACAATTACCCGGAGCTGCGCGAGGAGTTGACCGGGCTTGGCCATCGTTTCTTCTCGCATGGCGACACCGAAGTCATCCTCAAGGCCTACCGGGCCTGGGGCGAGCGCTGCGTGGAACGGCTGCACGGCATGTTCGCCTTCGCCATCTGGGATACCGAGCGCCAGATCCTGTTCGCCGCACGCGACCGCATGGGCATCAAGCCCTTCTATTACAGCCGCGATCGCGATGCCTTCCGCTTTGCCTCCAATGCCCAGGCGCTGCTGGCCACCGGAAGAGTGGATACCGGCATCGATGGCGTCGGCCTGCACCACCAGTTCACCCTGCACGGGGTGGTGCCCGCGCCGCGGACCCTGTTGCGCGGCATCCGCAAGCTGGAACCGGCGCATACCCTGACCATCACGCCGGACGGTCGCTGGACCAGGCGCCGCTACTGGCAGCTGGAGGCGCGCCGGCCGGCGCAGCCGATGGACGAGGCCGAGTGGACCGAGGCCATCCATGACGCCTTGCTGGAGGCGGTGCGTCGCCGCATCCGCATCAGCGACGTGCCGGTCGGCGTGCTGCTCTCGGGCGGGCTGGATTCCAGTCTGCTGGTGGCCCTGCTGGCCGAGGCCGGGGTGGACGACCTGCGCACATTCTCGGTCGGTTTCGAGGACCAGCCCGAGGAGAAGGGCAGCGAGTTCGAGTTCTCCGACCAGGTGGTGGCGCGCTACGGCACCGACCATCACAAGTACCGAATTCCCAACGACGAGGTGCTGAAACGCCTGCCGGAAGCGGTGGCGCAGATGGCCGAGCCCATGTTCGGCCAGGACGCGGTGGCCTTCTATCTGCTCGCCGAGCAGGTGTCGCGCTCGGTGAAGGTGGTGCAGAGCGGGCAGGGCGCGGACGAGGTCTTCGCCGGCTATTTCTGGTACCCGCGCATGGTCGAGGCCGAGGGCACGCCGCTGGAACGCTTCCGTGCCCACTATTTCGACCGGGATCACGACGAGTACCTGGAGATGATCGGCCCGGAGTACGCCAGCATCGACTACACCGGGGCAAAGATTGCGGCGCGGCTGGCGGAACCGGGCGCGGACGAATTCATCGATCAGGTGCTGCGCCTGGACGTGACCACGCTGGTGGTCGACGACCCGGTCAAGCGCGTGGACAACATGACCATGGCCTGGGGGCTGGAGGCACGCGTGCCCTTTCTCGACCAGCACCTGGTCGAGCTGGCGGCGCGGATGCCGCCCGAGTACAAGCTCGGCTCGGGCGGCAAGCATGTGCTCAAGCGCATTGCCCGCGGCCGTTTGCCCGATGCCGTCATCGACCGGCCCAAGGGCTATTTCCCGGTGCCGGCGCTGAAATACGTGCGCGGACCCTTTCTCGACTTCATGCGCGACGTGCTCGACTCCCGCGCCTGTCGCGAGCGCGGCCTCTACCGACGCGCCTACGTCGAACGGCTGCTGGCCGAGCCGGAGGCCCATCACACCCGCATCCTGGGCAGCAAGCTCTGGCACCTGGCGCTGCTGGAATTCTGGCTGCAGACCCAGGTCGACCGGAATCCCGCCTGA
- the rnt gene encoding ribonuclease T, whose translation MDANKPAPIARRFRGFLPVVVDVETAGFNPKRDALLEIAAVTLTMDEDGYMQRLETHAVHVEPFSGANLDQRALDFTGIDPFNPFRMAKPEREALQQIFQPIRQQVKQTQCSRAILVGHNPSFDLAFVKAAADRANIKRNPFHLFSTFDTATLGGLAFGQTVLARAVQAAGIEWNDGQAHSAIYDAERTADLFCAIVNRWRDLAGETCLAPLEECSEEGGDSRSGGL comes from the coding sequence ATGGATGCCAACAAGCCCGCCCCCATCGCCCGGCGTTTCCGCGGTTTCCTGCCGGTGGTGGTCGATGTCGAGACCGCCGGTTTCAACCCGAAACGCGACGCCCTGCTGGAGATCGCCGCCGTCACCCTGACCATGGATGAGGACGGCTACATGCAGCGGCTGGAAACCCACGCCGTACATGTGGAACCCTTCTCGGGCGCCAACCTCGACCAGCGGGCGCTGGACTTCACCGGCATCGATCCCTTCAACCCCTTCCGCATGGCCAAGCCGGAGCGCGAGGCGCTGCAACAGATCTTCCAGCCCATCCGCCAGCAGGTGAAGCAGACCCAGTGCAGCCGCGCCATCCTGGTCGGGCACAATCCCTCCTTCGACCTCGCCTTCGTCAAGGCGGCCGCCGACCGCGCCAACATCAAGCGCAACCCCTTTCACCTGTTCAGCACCTTCGACACCGCCACCCTGGGCGGGCTGGCCTTTGGCCAGACGGTGCTGGCGCGCGCGGTGCAGGCGGCAGGGATCGAGTGGAACGACGGCCAGGCACACTCCGCCATCTACGACGCGGAACGCACGGCCGACCTGTTCTGCGCCATCGTCAACCGCTGGCGGGATCTCGCGGGGGAGACCTGCCTGGCGCCGCTGGAGGAATGCAGCGAGGAAGGCGGGGACAGCCGCAGCGGCGGGCTGTGA
- a CDS encoding PepSY domain-containing protein, translating into MRRLLPLLLLAGLAMTGAAARADDHEAVRGLREAGAILPLAEILERLSLPPGSRVLEAELEREDGRLVYEIEVLGSDGRVREWQLDAASGTPIGPPAGED; encoded by the coding sequence ATGCGGCGCCTGTTGCCGCTTCTGCTGCTTGCCGGCCTCGCGATGACGGGGGCTGCTGCCCGGGCCGACGACCATGAGGCGGTGCGCGGCCTGCGCGAGGCCGGGGCCATCCTGCCGCTGGCGGAGATCCTCGAGCGCCTGTCGTTGCCGCCGGGCAGCCGGGTGCTGGAGGCGGAGCTGGAGCGCGAGGACGGCCGGCTGGTGTACGAGATCGAGGTGCTGGGGTCCGACGGCCGGGTGCGCGAATGGCAGCTGGATGCCGCCAGCGGTACGCCGATCGGGCCGCCGGCCGGGGAGGACTGA